The proteins below come from a single Dasypus novemcinctus isolate mDasNov1 chromosome 22, mDasNov1.1.hap2, whole genome shotgun sequence genomic window:
- the LOC101411583 gene encoding putative olfactory receptor 2B8 produces MKGTNFSNPAGFILLGFSDQPQLEMVLLLVIAVIYILTLMGNTAIILVSQLSPKLHTPMYFFLSNLSFLDLCFTTSIVPQMLWNLKGPEKTISYAGCVIQLYLALGLGSTECVLLTVMAYDRFNAICRPLHYSVTMHPKHLQQLAAVAWVSGFVESTVQTILVFQLPLCSHHRVDDFMCEEPALMKIACVDTTFLENELAIASVLYVVTPLGFILISYGCIVRSVLRIKSAEGRRRAFETCGSHLIIVVLFFGTIISVYIQPKSKYKQNHSKFLTLFYTVVTPSLNPLIYTLRNKEVKWALKRLLRRDPT; encoded by the coding sequence ATGAAAGGGACAAATTTTAGCAACCCAGCAGGTTTCATCCTCCTGGGATTTTCTGACCAGCCCCAGCTGGAGATGGTTCTCCTTCTGGTCATCGCTGTCATTTACATTCTAACTCTGATGGGGAACACAGCCATCATACTGGTCTCACAGCTGAGCCCCAagctccacacacccatgtacttcttcctctccaatctcTCCTTCCTGGATCTCTGCTTCACCACCAGTATTGTCCCACAGATGCTTTGGAACCTCAAGGGTCCTGAGAAGACCATTAGTTATGCTGGTTGTGTGATCCAGCTGTACCTGGCTTTGGGGCTGGGCTCCACTGAATGTGTCCTCCTgactgtgatggcctatgaccgcttcaACGCCATCTGCCGGCCCCTCCACTATAGTGTGACCATGCACCCAAAACATCTTCAACAGTTGGCAGCTGTGGCCTGGGTCAGTGGTTTTGTGGAGTCCACGGTGCAGACTATCCTTGTTTTCCAATTGCCTCTCTGTAGCCACCACAGGGTGGATGATTTCATGTGTGAGGAGCCTGCCCTGATGAAAATCGCCTGTGTGGACACGACCTTCCTGGAGAATGAGCTTGCCATAGCTAGTGTGCTCTATGTGGTCACTCCTCTGGGGTTTATTCTGATCTCCTATGGCTGCATTGTGAGAAGTGTGCTCAGGATAAAATCtgctgagggcaggaggagggcatTTGAGACCTGTGGGTCCCACCTGATCATTGTGGTCTTGTTCTTTGGGACTATAATTTCTGTCTACATCCAGCCCAAGAGCAAGTACAAGCAGAACCACAGTAAATTCCTCACTCTCTTCTACACTGTAGTGACACCCTCCCTTAATCCTCTGATCTACACCTTGAGAAACAAAGAGGTTAAGTGGGCTCTGAAAAGACTGCTTAGAAGAGACCCAACTTAA